The Capsicum annuum cultivar UCD-10X-F1 chromosome 3, UCD10Xv1.1, whole genome shotgun sequence genomic sequence gtttgatccaactaattctcttttgggcaaaaattttgacccgaaagaatgattttgaatgaaaacaaaagatatatatatatatatatatatatatatgtatatatgtatacacacatgttgaattctattataccGACAATaatgtacatctcaatatttatagaagtatttcattaatagaattctattttaggagtatttttttaattgaacaatagaaaaaactattaattaattctcctaccatatattttaagtgctccatatattttaggaagtatagtagaaaggaaaatgttaattaattctactaccatatattttaggaagcttagttaatataataaaaaataattaaataataaattaaaaaaaacagtgAAAAGACGGgtaaaaagttcgaatcacttttctaagggtcttcacacttttagtatattataaattatagatatagattatagaatcATATTTGggtctttaagttgtaatatttatccattaattgctaataaaattatccaaaattcaatataaacttaaaacctaaacttttcactcttcattttatttttttcgtttcaagagagtttttcactactcaatttttcataattgtggtttttcattagcacatgaatGAAAACATACTTGATTTAAACTTCAAttacaatataattgtaaaaaataaagattataaaaaaatcaaaaaatcgaaAGAACCAACTAAAACCTAAATAAAAGAAATCgattttatgttgatttgatttgatttatagttttaataaaccgacataattgatttgatttttttaaatagaaaaccaaaccaacccgacctatgtacactcctacccaccatttacaccattgTGATaggataagttatcacatatacatagtgggataactaatctcgaGTAATCACGGAATaactaatttattttgggatAACTTTTTTCCAACCACTGACCCCTTCAAACACGATTGTACCTTTAAACTGGTTGAACCCGATCCTCAATACACCATATCAAATACTCATTCCCTATAGCGCTAGttgtagaattttctttcttttgaaaaaaaataaaatttattcaatGTTGGATGCTCACCTAATTAAATAGTATAAATTTGTATTAAAAAATCTCATACTAAAGGTAATACCCTCCAACCAAAACAACTCTACATATTTAAGATTTAAATTCGAAACCTTTAATTAATAACACATTCACTTAAATAATTTCACGTGAAGAAGTACAAGATGCACTTCATAGTATAATAGATTTTTATAATTGGCTTTCTCTAAATTTAGTACATAGCAAGAACATACTATACCGAACCTctcctgttttttttttttttttttaagtttcttACTTTTTCAGATTGGACCTACAAAAAGGTGAAAGATATGAATTATACGAAATTCTAGGCATTTGTGGGTTTTGAGAAGGATGGTAGTGTAGTGGCTACTAGGCAGTCCGTGAACCATCCACCCACTCACCCGGCCCTATCATTTGCCCCCTTTACCCCACTCCTTCACTAACTCCCTTGGGATAATAATTGGATTACCTCATcctttttttccccttttccccACCAAATTTTTGGACCTTTCATATTTCAATTATTAATCTCTGTATTCAGTAAAAAAACAAATGTGGTGGTTTGGTTATAACCATAAAGATTTTTGAGATATATTGTAGTGTGGGATAGGAATCtgagtgaaaataataaaatgacaaaaggtTGTCTTCCTCAAAAGCTTTTGTTCCATAATCATTTAAGAAAATGCAGgttaaattgaaaataataattttatatactaagtgaagttaaaatttaaaataatataataattatgtaTGTTAATCTAAAGTAAAAgtaaatcaaataacaataataacatatcgAGTGTAGAATAAATGAGATTATGGGAGGACATTATGTTGTAAAGATAGAGAGATTTTTCTCTATGGATCCTCGACCTAAGTAACacatatgtatttgaaaaaacattttgaaaaaagaaatacaataGTGGAGAAGTTAAAGATGAAAATAACAGCGAaagaacaatatcaacaataatatatccaCTGATATTTAAGTGGATCTGAAAAGAATAGGGTGTACACTAACCTTATCAATATCTTGTGGAAATAGATGCGTTATTTTCAAAGACTCTTGACTAATCGTGATAAattcaagtaaaataagaaaaaaaaaatataacaattaaTAAGAAAAGCAGCATAAATCCAATAAGTAacgaataataacaataataaaatagtgTGATAATTAAAACACGATAGACAATACAACTAGTACTAcataaacatcaacaatccaAAGCTTTCAAAAACTAAGACTGCGCCATTCACTACTAATCTTTTACCTTAACATGCAACCTTCATATCTTTCTGTCTAAGGTCACAATGACATTAACAAATAATACGATAAACTAagcaaaaagtaataaaataacacataatacaaaaaagaacaaagaataaaatagtgaaagagtactaatatcaaaagaaaaaactaaacaaCACGCGATTACTTAGTAAAAAGTAATATGATAAACAAAgcaaaaagtaacaaaaaaacATGCAGTACAAAAAtgaattaaagaataaaatagtaGGAGAGTACTAATACTGAAAGGAAAAACCAGGCAACATGTGATTACCTATTAACCTTTCACCTTAATCCTCGACCTTTATATCTCCATATTTAGAATCACGTCCTTGATAAATTGCAGGTGACTCATGTCATGTCTAAGCCCCCACTTTTTGTACTTTTTAGTGTACGTCTAATCTTCTCATACACATCATAGCTAACCTTTCACTTGTCTTACTTAGGGTTGGACATCTTCTTTTCACATGTCTTAATTATCTTTATATCGCCTCCTTCATCTTGTGTACCACGGGGTCACTCCTATCTTGTCTAGAATATCTTCATTCACAATCTTATCTTTTTAGTATACACACACATTCATTTTAACATTCTCATTTTTACtacttttatcttttgaatatgCGAGTTTTTGATTGACCAACACTCTACCTCATATAATATAGTTGGTCACTTTGTctcatacaatatatatagtcTAACCATCACTTTATAAAACTTATCTTTAAGTTTTGATGTCGCATTCTACTCACACATGACACCGGATGCAAGACTCAATTTCATCCACTCCGCTCCAATACAGTGTTGAACATCCTCATCGATCTCACCATAATTCTAAATTTACAGactcaagatacttaaaacttCTTTTCTTGGAAATAACATGATACCAATCTTCACTTTGATATCTGTTTCATGAGTTGTGTCATTGAGCTTGCATTCTAAGCACTTtgtcttcaatttttttcaacatGAACATTTTAGACTCCATGTTCTATCTCCAAATCTCTTGCCTATCGTAAACCCCATCGCACATCTCGTCAATAAATCATATTCATCCACAAATAGCATGTACTATGGTACCTAATCTTGGATATGCTTCATCAATCCTCCATTCGCGAAGGCAAAACAGATTAAGTGTTGATCCTTGGTGCACCCCATCACGACAGAAAAGTGCTTGAGTCTCCAGCTATCATCATCACTCGTGTCTTgactccatcatacatgtccttgattgacCTAATGTAAACTACGTATACTCATTTATACGACCTTATCATCCTACATGAAGTCATGTCATTGTCAACTAAAGTTGAGTTATATTTAATTTAATCACCTCATCCAATTCTTCTCCCTCTACCACTCTTAATTGTTGCTGCAACCAACCTCTTACACCTCTTCACTAGCGCATCCTCACACATCCTTTTCACATACATATCTGAGCCATCTTAACATCTCTTTTCTCGTCTTATTTGTCACGAAAGTCACTCTTATTTCACCTCATGCAACTTTCTTTCTAGTTTCATCCCTCATAATATGTCCACATATCCATTTGAGCATTCACATTTTTGCTATCTCTATCTTCTGAGAGACTTTAAAGGTCACTTTCCTCTATTCAATTTATACATGGTGATAGAAGTTCATTTTCTTTGTACTTTTTCTATTTCACTTGTGATTTCATTTGATTATGTACATgcttaaagaattttttttttttttaaatttatcttcttctttttctttttttaattatatttgtctCATTACTCGtgatttctttttgaaaattttatcctGTGTTAGTTTTTATATTGGAGAATTGTGCTGAGAAGTTCTATAGTGAGATGAAGCGCTCAGTGGGATGAGAGGATTTCGTACTGCAACAAAGCACAAAtgcatgatttcattgattgatTTAATCATTGCAAACTTCAAAAGATATGagcttttacaaataaaaatagaaaataaaagttTCATATTAGAATAAAGCGCTCCATATTAGAAAAAATCTCTCCATACCATGGATGATTTTGTACTCCAACAAagctcaaatttcaaatttttagttagGAATGAAAAAAGTAAGGTAACACTATACATATCACGAATTGTTTTGGTGCTACGCTCCTGAGTCAATAGCATTAACAATATACTCGTTGAAATTTCACAAGTAAAATTTAACGAGagtgatatatatataatgttatcTCTTATTTCTATCGTGTAAAGATAGATACTAATAAATCACAAATAGTAAGAAAATGTACCgttaaattatttctaatttctCAAAAAGTATGGGTAGATACTAATAAATCACAAACAGtaagaaaatgatattttaccattaaattatttctaatttctCACAAATGTATTGGAGAATCAACAAGGCAGTACAAAATAAACAAATTGTACAAATTAATCAAAGtagtacaataataataataataatatcccaAATGTACATTTTGTACGCCCCACGCACTTAAATTTGGAGCTATTCCCTACTCATGCGCTCATCTCTTCAAGAAAATTGACTCAGTGGCCATTTAGCCAATCCCATAAATAGACACATATTACAGACTTGTATAGGTATTATTATTGTAGAGCAGTTTCACAGAGTCCCCCTCATCCCTCAGTTGCAGTCACTGAGTTCTCAATCAactcaacaaaacaaaacaaaacaaaaaaaagaaccaaaaaaaccACCATGAATAAACTGCCACATTTCAGAATAATATAGACAGATGTTTTCATATAAACCACTGCTTTTCATGCAACCTTTATATCTTTCATTCACTATTTCTTTCTATtgtaataaataaaagtttatggGGTGTTTCAAGAAACTGAAACAAGAGCAAAGTGTggagaaaagggagaaaaaagggACTAAAAGTGTAGTGGGTTGAGAAAGAGGACAAAAACCCACTACTAGGTAGTAAAAAAAAAGTTAGTAGTAGGAGCACTAGAAGAGTGTATtagacttttttcttttttatttttatggggtataTTTTAATATTCATCTTTTGTTGATTAACTTTCGATTTGTGGGGTTTGTTTGCATGTAAGGCTTTGCGTCTTTCTAATgcaaatattgaaataataatagtGTTGTAAGGATTCACAAAGAAACAAAAGAGGGGAAAATAAAGCAAAAGAAAAGATGACCAAAGACTTATTAAGGCCTTTTgcgtgacattttttttttttgttgcttttgAAAATGTTTGGTTTTGATGATGACTATTGAAGTCTCATGTCGGTTCTTAGATATGAGGGATTGCCATTTTTCTTCTTGCTGAAAGAAAAGTTGCTTTATGCATCCCCTTATTTGGATCTTTACTTTGTATTAGTGTTGTAAGTTGTCAAGAATTGGAAAACAGTTTGTGGGGTTGGTTGAAAATTGAAACTTTGGTTTGTGTTAGTGTTGTAAGTTGTTAAGAATTGAAAAACAGTTTGTGGGGTTggttaaaaattgaatcttgtggTTAATAGATTGTGTTAATGGTGGATTCAAGCTGAAATCAAGGTATGTAATGAtaatatttgttgaaaataaagtttgggtttttcTTCTTGAAGTGGAAAGTTTGAAACTTTGGTTTGATTTTGTTGTTTAGGAAGATCTTTTTGCTAAGGAAAAGTTCAAGATCAGAGATAACAAGGAAGTTATAATGGCAGATTATAGTTCTATACCATCTCCAACAGCAGAGAACTCTAGGAAACTGTGTTCCTCTTTTTTTGGTTCACCAAGGTTGTTTACTTGTTTTGCTACGAAGGGGTTTCCTGATAGTGAGTCTATTATGAGTCCTACATCAATTCTTGATAGTAAGCCTTTTTCTGCTTTTAGAAACCCCTTTTGGTCTGATTCAAACTCGAACACTCCAAGATCCCCTAAACCAGAAAGTAGAGTTCATTTTCAGAAACTTGACACAAAAGGGGTTGGTCTTGGCCTTGTTGATGCTCTCATTGATGAAAAATCTGATTCAAAAGAATTGAATTCGGTGAGTAGAATGGTTGTTCTTGGCTCACAATTGAAGATTCAGATCCCTACATTTCCTCCTCCTTTTAGTTCCCCTACTGATTCACCACCTTCTCCAGGTGATTTTGGTATCAAGACCAGAAATTCCCAGTTAGGTTCTTTTTCCTCTCCTGGATTTTCACCATCTCCTGTGAAGAAATCTCCATTTGGTTCCTCAAATCCCAACATAATAGACACCCCAAATTCACCTGGGGCTTTTAGTAGTCTTTCTGCTGCTGAGATGGAGCTTTCTGAGGAGTATACTTGTGTCATTTCACATGGTCCAAATCCAAGAaccactcacatatttgatgatTGCATTCTTGAGAGCTGTTGTGGTGTTGTTAAGTACTCTGcatcaagaaaagaaaatgagCCTTTTCCTAGTCCTCCGATGACCTATCCA encodes the following:
- the LOC107852790 gene encoding FCS-Like Zinc finger 8 isoform X2, producing MADYSSIPSPTAENSRKLCSSFFGSPRLFTCFATKGFPDSESIMSPTSILDSKPFSAFRNPFWSDSNSNTPRSPKPESRVHFQKLDTKGVGLGLVDALIDEKSDSKELNSVSRMVVLGSQLKIQIPTFPPPFSSPTDSPPSPGDFGIKTRNSQLGSFSSPGFSPSPVKKSPFGSSNPNIIDTPNSPGAFSSLSAAEMELSEEYTCVISHGPNPRTTHIFDDCILESCCGVVKYSASRKENEPFPSPPMTYPSENFLSYCHTCKKNLGIGKDIYMYRGEKAFCSSECRYKEMMLEEGMDKSETDDVFGIIS
- the LOC107852790 gene encoding FCS-Like Zinc finger 8 isoform X1, whose translation is MADYSSIPSPTAENSRKLCSSFFGSPRLFTCFATKGFPDSESIMSPTSILDSKPFSAFRNPFWSDSNSNTPRSPKPESRVHFQKLDTKGVGLGLVDALIDEKSDSKELNSVSRMVVLGSQLKIQIPTFPPPFSSPTDSPPSPGDFGIKTRNSQLGSFSSPGFSPSPVKKSPFGSSNPNIIDTPNSPGAFSSLSAAEMELSEEYTCVISHGPNPRTTHIFDDCILESCCGVVKYSASRKENEPFPSPPMTYPSENFLSYCHTCKKNLGIGKDIYMYRIRLDGSLEHHVCRSISRYLNPMHSSGVFKNSLCTLYRP